In a genomic window of Gambusia affinis linkage group LG04, SWU_Gaff_1.0, whole genome shotgun sequence:
- the LOC122830248 gene encoding sphingosine kinase 1-like — translation MDQRSAEPDFQPSSTPVTLYGEFTQTSNRRGRWAVNLTEKDLVVQRLASAPVGRNKVVLSLRDCVGCRAYREDDKADTSAYFAAYFYPPRKRRWMTSAPSRQRVEQCFRLAALQDPHANLEEAEKWARAVRERSARQQRLRDGVLLNSLPHPCRILLFVNPQSGKGQALTLYNGHIQRMLNEAGVIHKLIITERQNHARELVKDVDLSQWDALVIMSGDGLLHEVINGLLERPDWEEAARTPLGILPGGSANALAASVHYYSGVSQVRGEELLVSCGFLLCRGLVSPMDVVSLHLSSGQRLFSFLSLAWGFVADVDVESEKYRHAGAARFTVGTLVRLASLRIYKGKLAYLPASRGRHTDKSLQNGAAGRCRNPASCLTQTLEEDFPNNTCHSNNSLKLRRSEGRSPRSAAKALPGPPDALLPPLDQPPPSDWVLVPEEDFVLMLAMYQSHLAEDLLAAPDARLTDGVIHLFYVTAGISRSALLRLFLAMEKGAHLETNCQHLVHAKVRALRLEPGAGKGIITVDGEVVEYGPIQAEVHAGLGRVISG, via the exons ATGGATCAGAGGAGTGCTGAACCCGACTTCCAACCCTCTTCTACTCCAGTCACGTTGTACGGAGAATTTACCCAGACCAGTAACCGGAGAGGCAGGTGGGCTGTAAACCTGACCGAGAAGGACCTCGTCGTCCAGAGGCTCGCGTCGGCACCTGTCGGCCGGAACAAAGTGGTGCTGAGTCTAAGGGACTGCGTCGGTTGCCGGGCTTACCGGGAGGATGACAAGGCGGACACATCGGCGTACTTTGCAGCCTACTTTTACCCACCGAGGAAGCGCCGCTGGATGACTTCTGCTCCGTCGCGGCAGCGCGTGGAGCAGTGCTTTCGGCTAGCGGCGCTCCAGGACCCGCACGCGAACCTGGAGGAGGCAGAGAAGTGGGCTCGCGCCGTTCGAGAACGCTCTGCCCGGCAACAGCGCCTTAGAGACG GTGTGTTGCTGAATTCGTTGCCCCATCCTTGCCGGATCCTGCTGTTCGTGAACCCGCAGAGCGGGAAAGGACAAGCCCTCACATTGTATAACGGCCACATCCAGCGGATGCTCAATGAGGCGGGAGTCATACATAAACTCATTATCACTG aGAGGCAGAATCACGCCCGGGAGCTGGTGAAAGACGTTGACCTGTCACAGTGGGACGCTTTAGTCATCATGTCAGGAGACGGACTGCTGCACGAG gtgATAAATGGTCTGCTGGAAAGACCAGACTGGGAGGAGGCCGCACGCACTCCTCTGGGTATCCTTCCTGGAGGGTCAGCCAATGCCTTGGCTGCATCTGTGCATTACTACTCTGG cGTCTCTCAGGTCAGAGGTGAGGAGCTGCTGGTCAGCTGTGGTTTCCTGCTCTGCAGAGGACTGGTGTCTCCCATGGACGTGGTCTCCCTCCATCTTTCCTCCGGCCAGCGgctcttctccttcctctccctGGCCTGGGGCTTCGTGGCCGACGTCGACGTGGAGAGCGAGAAGTATCGCCACGCCGGAGCCGCCCGGTTCACCGTCGGCACGCTGGTGAGGCTGGCGTCTCTCCGCATCTACAAGGGTAAGCTGGCTTACCTCCccgccagcagggggcgccacacGGACAAAAGTCTGCAGAACGGAGCGGCGGGACGCTGCAGAAATCCCGCCTCCTGTTTGACTCAAACTTTGGAAGAAGACTTCCCAAATAACACCTGCCACTCCAACAACTCCCTGAAGCTGCGGAGGTCAGAGGGCAGATCACCTAGAAGTGCCGCCAAAGCCCTCCCTGGGCCTCCCGACGCCCTGCTGCCGCCTCTGGATCAGCCGCCGCCGTCCGACTGGGTGCTGGTGCCGGAGGAAGACTTTGTCCTCATGCTGGCCATGTATCAGTCCCACCTGGCCGAGGACCTCCTGGCGGCGCCAGACGCCCGCCTGACCGACGGCGTCATCCATCTCTTCTACGTCACGGCGGGGATTTCTCGGAGCGCGTTGCTCCGACTGTTTCTGGCCATGGAGAAAGGCGCACATCTGGAGACAAACTGCCAGCATCTGGTGCACGCGAAGGTGCGGGCGCTCAGGCTGGAGCCGGGCGCCGGGAAAGGGATCATAACGGTGGACGGAGAGGTGGTGGAGTACGGTCCGATTCAGGCCGAGGTGCACGCCGGCCTGGGGAGGGTGATCAGCGGATga